AGGTTCTGGATCAATAGGATTATTAAGATAGGGGTCAGGGTATGGTATCTCTTGTGTTAGGATTTCATCTGGAAAATTTTGCTCTAAAACGTCTCCTTGAGCATTGATAACTTTGATAATGCTTTGGGTTGGTTTTAATTTCTGACCACCTGAAGCAAAAACGCTGTAAGCAGTGACAAGTTCTAAGGGGCTAATTGCTGAAGCGCCAAGCGCCAAAGATAAATTGCTTTCTAGAGGAGTGTTAATGCCCATTCTTTTGGCAAAGTTGCTTAGATAAGGGACGCCTACATCTTGTAAAATTTTTATACTGGGTATGTTGCGCGATTGAATCAAGCAATCTCTAAAAATAGTGTTGCCATGAAACTCACCCGCATAGTTTTTGGGTTTCCAAATGGTCATCAGTGCTGGGTCATCATAAACAATAGGCGAGTCAACAATAATGGATCCAGGCGTATAACCTTTTTCCAAAGCTGCTGAAAATACAATAGGTTTAAAGGCTGATCCGGGCTGACGCTTTGCTTGAATGGCACGATTAAATTCACTGCGTTCAAAATCATTGCCGCCAACCATGGCTTCTATCATGCCATTGAATGGATTAACGGCAATCAAAGCAGCTTGAACTTCTGGTTTTTGATAAAGCGCAAAGTTTTGTTCATTAAGCCACTGAACATAAATGTGATCATTTTTTTTAAGTGCTCTAGAAGGAGTGTTAATCTTCTGATAGGCCCAATAAACATTTTCATTGGGTTTTCTGGCCCAGCTCATATTTTCTAAGGCAATAGTCCCTTGGGTAAACGCCAAATCTATGGTAACCAATTTTTTCTTATCATCTACATCTGTAACTATGGCTTGATATACATGTTCATTGCTAAGTTGTGAGGGGTTGTCTTCTTCTATCTTTTTTAAAGTATCTTCTAGAGCTTGTTCAGGAATATTTGCAATAGGCCCACGGTAACCTTGGTGTTTGTCTATTTGTATAACACTTTTTTTAATGGCTTCATGCGCAGCAATAGCAGCTTTAGAATGAATGGTGGTATAAATTTTTAAACCTTTTTTGAGAACTTCATCAGCACCATACTTTGCCATAACTTCTCTACGAACATGTTCAACAAAATAGGGGGCATATCTTAAATTTAAATCCAAAGCTGATTCAAGTTGTAAAGGTTCATTGAGTGCTAACTGCAGAGTATTTTTATCAATGTAACCTTCATCATGCATTCTAGCTAAGATATAATTTTTTTTGTTCTGGGCATTTTCTAGACTTTTTCTGGGGTTATCTCTGCTGGGGGCCCTTGTTAAGCCAGCAATCATAGCAATTTGCCCAAGGCTGAGTTCTGAGGAATTTTTTCCAAAATAGGTTTGCGCTGCAGCTTCAATCCCATAGGCACTGTCACCAAGATAAATTTCATTAAGATAGATTTCTAAAATTTCATCTTTTTCTAAGCTACGCTCAATTTTAAAAGCCAATAAAACTTCTCTTAACTTTCTGATCAATTTTTTTTCGGAGGAAAGGAGTAAAATTTTAGCCACCTGTTGGGTAATGGTACTGCCACCTTGCTTGTAGCTTCCAGCTACAAAGTTTTTAATAGCGGCACGCATAATGCCCATAAATGATATACCTGAATGACTGTAGAAATTTGCATCTTCACCCGCTAAAAAAGCATCAATTACATTTTTATTGATGTTTTCAAGGGGAAGAAAAACACGACGTTGGCTGTAAAACTCACCTATTTTAACGTTATCCCTAGTAAAAACTTCTGAACCAACAAAGGGTTGATAATTTTTTAAAGATTTTACTGAAGGAAGGTTCCAAGAAATATA
This window of the Oligoflexia bacterium genome carries:
- a CDS encoding PBP1A family penicillin-binding protein, with product MYNSDINAHVISEYYKQLSLKIKIPLFIIAISFSISLLFLSYISWNLPSVKSLKNYQPFVGSEVFTRDNVKIGEFYSQRRVFLPLENINKNVIDAFLAGEDANFYSHSGISFMGIMRAAIKNFVAGSYKQGGSTITQQVAKILLLSSEKKLIRKLREVLLAFKIERSLEKDEILEIYLNEIYLGDSAYGIEAAAQTYFGKNSSELSLGQIAMIAGLTRAPSRDNPRKSLENAQNKKNYILARMHDEGYIDKNTLQLALNEPLQLESALDLNLRYAPYFVEHVRREVMAKYGADEVLKKGLKIYTTIHSKAAIAAHEAIKKSVIQIDKHQGYRGPIANIPEQALEDTLKKIEEDNPSQLSNEHVYQAIVTDVDDKKKLVTIDLAFTQGTIALENMSWARKPNENVYWAYQKINTPSRALKKNDHIYVQWLNEQNFALYQKPEVQAALIAVNPFNGMIEAMVGGNDFERSEFNRAIQAKRQPGSAFKPIVFSAALEKGYTPGSIIVDSPIVYDDPALMTIWKPKNYAGEFHGNTIFRDCLIQSRNIPSIKILQDVGVPYLSNFAKRMGINTPLESNLSLALGASAISPLELVTAYSVFASGGQKLKPTQSIIKVINAQGDVLEQNFPDEILTQEIPYPDPYLNNPIDPEPYQQAFNSILEEDTELPESYALAPQHAYIMTHLLKEVISVGTGARARDINRPAAGKTGTTNDNHDAWFVGFTPQMVSAVWFGYDDSSLSLGVLEDGGRIASPVWLDFMKNALDGSPSIEFRKPEGLVYVEIDSKTGLLASQDSKKTVREYFVEGTQPQNSIQEDQQQSTSSQDFFMDE